In Mycolicibacterium nivoides, the DNA window CAGATAGGCAACAGCACCCGGCGTAGGCTGCGCATATCCCGACTCCCGGGAGGCTGCGATGCCCGAACTGGCCATCGAACTGCGCGACGTGGTGCGCGAGTACAAGGTCGGCGGTCAGATCGTGCGCGCCCTCGACGAGATCAGCCTCCGACTCAACGGCGGCCAGTTCGTGTCGATCGTCGGCCCCTCCGGCGCAGGTAAGAGCACACTGCTGCACCTGCTCGGCGCACTGGACTCCCCCGATTCCGGCTCGATCACCTTCGACGGCGAGGAAATCGGCGCCCTGGGCGACGAGCAGCAGTCGGCGTTCCGTCACCACCGGGTCGGCTTCGTCTTCCAGTTCTTCAACCTGTTGCCGACCCTGTCTGCCTGGGAGAACGTGGCCGTCCCGAAGCTACTCGACGGGGTCCGGCTCGGCAAGGTCAAACCGCAGGCCGTGGAACTGCTGGACCGCGTCGGCCTCGGCAACAGGACCGAGCACCGCCCGTCCGAACTCTCCGGCGGCCAGATGCAACGCGTCGCGGTGGCCCGGGCCATGATGATGGACCCGCCGCTGATCCTGGCCGACGAACCGACCGGCAACCTCGATTCGACGACGGGTGCGGCGATCTTGACCCTGCTGGCCGAGGTCGCCCACGAGGAGGGTCTGGGCCGGCTGGTGGTGATGGTGACCCACAATGCCGACGCGGCGGCGGCCACCGACCGGGTGATCACCCTGCAGGACGGGCGGCTCGGCTCCGACGAGATGTCGGTGGTGCCGGGGTGAAACTCGCGGCCGCGGCGAGTCGGCTCCGAGTGTTCAGCCTGCGCGAACTCACCGTGCACCGGCGGCGCACCCTTGCCTCGATCGCCGTAATGGCCGTGTCGGCAATGTATCTCGTCACGATCCTCGGCATCTTCGGGTCGATCACCGGATCGGTCAACCGGCTCGCCGACGGTGTCGCCGGCATCGCCGCGCTCGAAGTATCGGGAGTCACCGACGCGGGATTCCCCGACGCCGTCCTGGCCGACGTCGCCAACGTTCCCGGCGTCGCGACCGCCGCACCGATGATCCGGATGACCACGCCCACCGCCACCGAAACGGTCCTGCTGTTCGGCGCCGACGACCGCAGCCGCGCCTTGGAAGGCGCGCTGAAAGATGCCGTCGGAGTGGAGGTCCAATCCCCGACGGCACAGGAGGGCGTCCGCGTCGGACCCGCCGTCGGCCACGCGAAAGGCGAGACGTTCCAGCTCGGCTCGGGATCGGTGACCGTCGCCGAGGTCCTGGAGGGCAAGCAACTCGCCGACCTCAACGGCGGTCACTACGTGCTGGCCCCACTTCCGTTGGCGCAGAGCGTGACCGGACGCCTCGGCCAGCTCGACTCGATCCTGATCACCACCACCCCGGACGCCGATCTCAACACGGTGCGCGAGCAGGTCACCGCGGCCGTGAACGGCAGGGCCATCGTCGCCGCGCCGAGCTTGCGGGCCGCCCGGGCCGGTGACGGGGTCAAGTTGATGAACTACATGGCGCTCATGGGCGCGGCGGTCGCGTTGGTGGTCGGCGCGTTCCTGATCTACACGACGATGACCATGGCGATCGCCCAACGCCGCCCGGTCATCTCGATGCTGCGTGCGATCGGCGGCCGGCGCGCGACCATTGTCCGCGACATGCTCGCCGAGGCCGCGATCCTCGGGCTGATCGGCGGCACCATCGGGTCGCTGCTGGGAATAGCACTGGGCCGCATGGCGATCGGCCGGCTGCCACCGACGGTGACGCAGGGTCTCGAGGCCCGCATCGAATACTGGTTGCCCAGCTACGCGATCCCGGTCGCCGTCGCGGCCACCGCACTGACGAGCGTGGCGGCGTCGGCGATGGCCGCCCGCCAGGTGTACAAGGTCTCACCGATCGAGGCGCTGGCCCCGGTCGGAGTGTCGGCCGCGGACAACGTGCCGCGCTGGCTGCGCATCGCTACCGGAATCGCCGCGGTGGCCGTGCTCGCGGCGTCGATCCTGGTGGTGTTCTACCTGCCGGGCTCCATGGCGTTCGTCGCGATCGCCGCCCTGTTCACCGCGCAGATCGCGCTCGGTTTCGCGCTGGCCGGGCCCATCGTCAAGGCCACCGCCGCGGTGGCGCGCCTGTTCGGCTCGGCCGGTGCCCTGGCGGCGGCGACGGTGGAACGCGCCCCACGGCGCGTGTGGGCCACCGTGATGACCGTGCTGATCGCCGTCGTCACGACCGTGGTGATCACCGGGACCAACAACGACATGATCCGGTCGGCGCGCGACGTCTTCGCACCGGTCGCCGACGTCGACGTCTGGGTGAGCGCCAATTCACCCGACCAGTACCCCACCGACCTTCTGCCGCAAGGCCTTACCGACAAGGTCACCGAGGTGCCCGGGGTCGGGCACGTCACCGAAGGTTCCCTGGGCTTCGCCGTCGTCGGCGGCACCCGCGTCATGCTCGACGGGTTCGCCCCCGGCAGCCACGACGCCCTCTTCCGCGCCCTCGACGACCGGGTCCGCAACGACGTGCTCGCCGGCCACGGCGTCGTGCTCTCGCAGAACCTGGGCAAGACCCTGGATGTCCAGGCGGGCGACCAACTGGAGTTGCAGACGCCGCACGGCCCGCAGCGGACAACCGTGTTGGCCCTGGTGCCGTACTTCTCCACGGTGATCGGCACCGTCGGGATGGGCCTCGATCAGATGCGCGCCTGGTTCGACCGGCCCGGCGCGACCACCCTCCAGGTCACCGCGGCCAGGGGCACCGACCCCAACCGCCTGCTGGCCAACATCCGCCATGTGGTGCCCGCGCCGAACCATACTTATGACGGCCGCACCGCGCTGGCCGGTCTCGAAGCGCCCCTGCACCAGAGCATGCTGATCGCCAACGCCGTGTGGATCATCGTGGTGTTCGTCGCCGCCGTGGCGCTGCTGAACACACTGACGCTGTCGGTGCTGGAACGGCGGCGCGAGATCGGGGTGCTGCGCGCGATGGGATCCAGCCGCCGCTACACACTGGCCATGGTGCTGGCCGAGGCCGCGGCCATCGGCATCGTCGGCGGTGTCCTGGGGCTGATCGTCGGGCTGGTCGATCAGTGGCTGTTCAGCCTCGTCAGCGGAGACATCATGAATTTCAACGTCACGTTCCGGCCGAGTGCGATGGCGCTGGTCTTCACTCTCGGCGCACTGGCGATCAGCCTGCTGGGCTCGCTGCCGCCGGCACGACGCGCGGCGCGACTCAACATCATCGAGGCCGTCAGCGTCGAATAGTCGCGACTCCCTGCAGATGTGGCGTACACGGAGGCGGCACCAGCGTCCGCCGGGTACTGCGCAGCCCGCTGGTGTCGAACCCGGCCGCGGCGATGGCGTCGACGGTACGGCGGTTCGGCTCACAGCCCGATGACAACCACGCCCACGGCCTGGCGATCAGATCCTGGAACCGCCCCATCAAGCCCTCACCGCGCACATGCTCGAGCACGACCAACCGCCCATCGGGGGTCAGCACGCGCCGGATCTCGGCGAGCGTGGCGGGCACATCATCAACCGAGCACAACACCAGACCAACATGAACCGAGTCGAAACTGCTGTCCGGGAACGGAATCGATTCGCCCGCCCCGGCGACGACATCGACGTCGACACCGTTGCGACGGGCCAGCGCACTGGCCATCCGCCGCATCGCGGGATCGGGCTCCACCGCCGCGACGGACGTCACCGCGTCGGGTAGGAACAACAGATCGGTTCCCGGCCCGACCCCGATCATCAGCAACCGGCCGGTCGCATGACTCATCGCCGACCGGCGGTATCGCCGGTAGAACAGCCTGTCGAATATCGGCATACCGAGCCGATACACGTACGGGAACAACGGGTTACGGTGCCTCAATCCGAGCCCCCCAGATCCATTCGGAACGGTGGATACTCGTCGGTCATCAGCGAGACGTACGCGGCGACCCGGTAGCGCCACCGCACCATTCCCATCAGGAAGTCGAACATGCTCTGCGAGACCGTCCCCCGGACCAGCAGCCGCACCGCGGAGATGACGCAAAGTACTTGCAGGGGGGCCTCCATCGCCCAGCACATGATGATCTGCGGCAGCGCCAGCAGCCACGACTTCACCAGCACCGGCCATCTCGAAAGTTGTTCGGGATAGTCGACCTGGAGGTCGCCCGGATAGTCGGCCTGGGGTTTGAGGGTGAACGGCGGGTACTGGTCGGTGGTGTTCATCGGGAACCGGTAATTCATCACCCGCCACGACCAGCGCAGCACCCCGACGTTGAAATCGAACAGAGGCCGCGGATACCGGCCGGTGAACAGGATCGCGATACCCGCGGCGAGCACCACCAGCGGGTACACCAGGTAGAGGCCGATGAGGATCGGGTAGTGCGGCACGGCCAGCACGCACCATTTGACGAGCCACAGGCGGTTCGACGGCGCGTCGATCGCGCCCCGCACCCGTACGGGCTCAGCGGGCATGTTCGTCACTGCCGGACGTCGTCGCCCCGGCGAGGTCCCGACTGATACCCGCGGCCATCCGGCGGTGGCTCACCACCCGCAGGAACGTCGCCAGCACCCAGGTCATCAGCCGGTCCGGGACCATCGCGGCGGGCCGCAGCACCGCCTCACCGTGCGACACCTGCAGCGAGGCCACCCGGGATACCGCCGCGACGCGGCGTCGGCGGGTCTTCTCGTACCAGCGGAGCGCTCCGGACAGGTCGCCGTCGGGGCTGTGGCGGAAATCCGAGATCGCCTTGCACAGCACCATGGTGTCGAGCAGTGCCTGGTTGGTTCCCTGCGCCAGCGTCGGCGGCATCGTGTGCGCCGCATCGCCCAACAACGTGAGCGCGCCGTGGCCCGGCCCCGGAATGGGATGACGGAAATGCGGGTAGGGCGAACGCGCGAGGTCAGCGTCGGTCAATGTGGCGAGTACTTGGTCGACCAGCTCGGACCAGCCGGTGAAATTGGCGCGGATCACGTCGATCGGGCGCTCTGGCCTGACAAAGTCCGGCGACCACGGCAGATCGAACCACCACTGCACCTCGGTGCCTCCGGCCGGCCACAGGCCGAGGTTCCCGTGCTCGCCGACGATGACGAAAGCGACGTGGCGATCGGCCCCGTCCGGAAGCCTGGCCAGTCCTTGCCAGCTACACCAGCCCGTCGGCTCTGCATGCTGTGCGCCGACGATCTCGCGGACCGTGGAGTGCAGGCCGTCCGCGCCGATCACCAGATCACCCTCCGCACAACGGCCGTCGGCGAAATCGAGGCGAATCCCACGACCACCGTCCTCGACGCCGACCACTTGCGTGTTGCACCGAATCCGTTCAGCCGGAAAACCTTCCAGCAGTCGTTCGAGCAGAATCCGGCGCGGGACCATCCGGACCGGAGCACCCATCCGGCTCACGATCGCCGTCACGTCGAGAGTGGTCATCGGGCGTCCCGTCGACGTCACCACCCGCACCGTCGACAGCTCCTGGCCGGCGCCGTCCATAGCGACGCCGAGTTGCCGCAGCACAGTTTCGCCGTTCGACCAGATGGTGACGGCGCCGCCGCCGGCCCGCACATCGGGGCGCTGCTCGAACACCGTGACGTCATGGCCGTCCCGCAGCAATCCCCGGGCGATAGAGATGCCACCCACCCCGGCGCCGACAACCAGGATCCGCAGCGACCGTTTCGGCGCTGGCTGGACGTAGTGCCGGCTCTGGGGCCGTATTGAGCCCACGGCTCAATTTATGTCGGGTCCGGGGCCGCTGTACAGGTTTGTGCGGTACCGGCCTACCGGGGTCGCCCCGCTAAGCCGAGACGACCACCACCGGGCGCGGGAAACTCAGCGTCGCGCACGCATCGTCGAGTGTCATCTCAATGGCCTGCCCGAGTTCGGACAGATCCTCAGGACCTGTGCTGAAGTCGAACCCGCCGCCGCCGATCCACACCCGAGTGAGCACCACGGCGTGCCGGCGTCGAACATCAGCCATCTCCGCGATCAGGTCACCGACCATCTCCGGAAATCCGGTGAAACAGTCCTTACCCGAATCGATTTCGCGATACAGGCCGACGAGATCGAGCCGAGGACCGTTCAGGACCGCGGCCACCGCGTCGACAGCGCTCGCACCGAGGACGACCCGCTGCCGCCGGTGCCGCACGGCACAGGAAACCAGCAGGTGAACCTGCTCGACACTGTTGGCCACCACCCGCCCCACCCCGAGATTGGCGCTACAGAACACCAGTTCGTCAGCGCTGAACCCATCGGCATGCACCACCAATCGCATCGGATGGATGCCCGTCCCGATCGCGGTCGCCAGGTCCCCGCTGCTGCGCACCTCGACGGTCAACCCGTGATCGCGGGCCCATTTGGCCACGTTGTTGTCTCGAAGCGCCCTGGCGGGCAGGGCCAGCTCGACGGGATCAAGCGACCGGCACCACGTGGCGCACCGGTGCATCGCCTCGTGCTCGGGCGATCGCGGCAGCATCGCCGTCGATGTGGACCACAACCCAGTCGTCAGTGTCACCAGAACCTCTTCTTCACCGCGCCGCGGCCGGATGCCGCATGCGCCTGCTTCGAGCCTTCCGCTGTCACGACGGGTGGACCAGGATATTTGCGGTGTCTTGATGCGACCGGATGAAACATTCACGCTGCGTTGACATCTCGTGGCAACAATGCGTGTACAGACGGGGCGACGGTCAGCGCCGGCCGGGGGAAGCGGTAGCGCGCGCATTGCTCCTCAAGGACGTCACCGAGCGCGCCGGCGACTCGGCGCAGTGCCCACGGATGCAGACCGAACAGGCCACCGTCCATGCCCGCCAGGCTGATTCGGCTCAGCAGCACCGAATGGCTACGCCGGATCATGGCCATGTCAGCGAGCGCCGACCGCAGCGCCCCGAGCCCGATCGGATCATGCGCCGGGTCCGCCGCACAGTGCAGACCGACGGGGTCGAGCGCACGGTGCCTCAGCACCTCGGCCACCACAGCGGGCATTCCAGCGTCCGCACACACAAACACATGCTCAAGCCGGCGCGCGCCGCGGGCGAGGGCTGCGGCCTGCTCACCGGAGTCCACGACAAGCCGCGAGACCTGCCCCATACCGGCGCTCGCGAGCGCGGCGGCGTTGCGCGGGTGCATCACGAGTTGCGCCGACCGGATACCTGATGCCAGTGCCAGGTTGAGCTCCGCGGCGGTCACGACATCGACGGTGACACGGTGGCGGCGCATCCAGGCCGCGGCCGGTTCCACGTCGAGCAACTCAGCGGGGTAGCTCACCGAGAATCCTCTGAAAGCGCTGCGCCACACCGCGCAGCGCCTCAGTACAACCGCCTCGTCCAGCAACCCCCTGGGGCGCTCGACGTAACTGGTGGTCACGCGGCGTTCCGTCCACCGACCGCGACGGGGGCGGACAGAACCACCAACGGTCTCGGGAATCTCAGCGTCCCGCAGGCATCGTCGAGCGACTCATCGATCTCAGCGGCGATCCGTCGCCATTCGGCCGTCCACGTCGCGGGTGGGACGATTCGCCCGCAGCCCAGCCCGAGGCGAGTGAGCAGAACACCGTGGTCGTGCCGGACCTGGGTCATTTCGGCGATCATCTGACCGATAGCGGCCGGATAGCTGATGAAGTCGTCATCACCGGTGCCGATGTCGCAGTGCAGCCCAACCAGATTCAGCCGGTCATGCCCGATCACTGCTGCCATCGCGACATCCGCCTCGGTGCTGTCGAATCTGAAGCCGCGCGGAGCGGACCCGGTCAACGCGCGCATGGTCACGCTCGCGTCGGACATTCGGATGGCGACGTCCTGCTGTTGCACGACAACCGATCTCAGGATCTCAATCTGCTGAACCGTTCCGGTCACGATATGGCCGAACCCGAGTTCGGCCGCCGCACGCAACTCTGATTCACGCAGCCCATCGGCGAAGACCGTGACGTGAGAGAGCGGAATGCTCGCCGCAACCACGCCCGCGATGTCGGCTCCTGAGCGAACATCGACGCTGACCTGCTGATCCCTGGCCCACTTCGCCAACGCGCGGTTGCCGAGCACCGCGGCGGGCAGGGGCACCTCAGCCGCCCGGAATGTCCTGCGGTAGTCCTGGTAACGCATCAGATCCTCGCCCCATGGCTCGCCCACTGGACTTCGGACGGCCTCAGTTGCAATCGCGGCCGCGCGGGCGCGCGGTGTCTGTGCGGACAACACGTGCATCAGGAAATCCGAGAGAGTCACCGGGAACTTGTTCTTCCTCAAACGCGGCCCTGGCCCGCTGCCAGTGGCCATCCTTTGACGATCCCGCAGCAGGAGCACCGGCCACGAGGGCCTTAGCGGTCTCTTGACACCGTGCGGCCCAACCTTGACGCGGCCTTGATCACTGAAGCGCGTCCGCGATCGGGCCGACCACCAGAACGGGCAGGTACTCCAGGCCGATGAGGAGCAGGGTCGAGGCCAGTGTCAGCACGACGAAGGTCGGCGTGTGGGTCTTCAGCGTGCCGGCGGTGACGACACCGGGCCGCTGGGCGGCGAAAGTACCGGCGAGGGCCAGGACCGCGATGATCGGCAGGAAGCGGCCGATCACCATCGCGATCGCCAACGCGACGTTGAACCAGGTGGTGTTCCCGCTGAACCCGGCGAAGCCACTGCCGTTGTTGGCCGCTGAACTGGTGAACGCGTACAGCGCCTCGGAGAGCCCATGCGGCCCGGAGTTGAGCATCGCCGCGCGCTGTCCGGGCAGCGCCATGGCGATCGCCGTGCCGACCAGGACCGCGATCGGCAGCGCCAGGAGGTAGAGGCTGACCAGCTTCATGTGCCGGGCCTGCAGCCGCTGTTTGAGGTACTCGGGCGTCGTCCCAACCATCAGCCCGCCCAGGAACACCGCCAGCAGCACCATCATCACCAGGCCGTACAGGCCACTGCCGGCACCGCCGGGGGCCACCTCGCCGAACATCATGTTCAGCATCAGCACCGCGCCGCCGAGGCTGGCGAAACTGTCGTACGACGAGTTCGCCGCACCGTCACCGGACGCGGTGGCCGCCTGACCGAACACCGCGCTCCCGGGCACACCGAATCGCATTTCGGTGCCTTCCACCGGTGCACCGACGGCGTGGACGACGGTGCCGTGCGGCACCGACGTCGCCGCGACGAGGGCCACCGTCGCCAGGATGTACAGCGATGCGACGACGGCGACGAGCGCCCACCCCTGCCTGCGGTCCCCGACCATCACGCCGAAGGTCCGCAGGAAGACCACCGGGATCAACAGCATCGCAACGATTTCCACGACGTTGGTCAACGGTGTCGGGTTCTCGAAGGGATGCGCACTGTTGACGTTGAAGGCGCCGCCACCGTCGCCCGACATCAACTTGATCGACTCCCACGTGGCCACCGGACCACCGAGCAACGTCTGGCTGCCGCCGGCGATCGTCGAAACGCCCTGGGCACCATGGATGTTGTTGACTACACCGAGGGCCAGCAGGATCAACGTGACGATCACCGACAGCGGCAGCAGGATCCGGACCACGGTGCGCACCAGATCCACCCAGAAGTTGCCGATCTCCTGGTTCTGATAACGTGCCAGCCCGCGGATCAATACCACCGCAACGCACATGCCGACCGCAAGGCTCGCGAAGGCCTGCACCCCGAGGCCGGCCACCAGCCCGACGTGACCGAGAGTCGCCTCGCCCGGGTAGTTCTGCCAACTGGTATTGGTCGTAAACGATATTGCGGTATTGAACGCTAATGCCGGCGTCATGCCTTTATGGCCCCACGGTTCGGGCAAATACACCTGCAAAAGCAACAGCCCGTACAG includes these proteins:
- a CDS encoding ABC transporter ATP-binding protein — its product is MPELAIELRDVVREYKVGGQIVRALDEISLRLNGGQFVSIVGPSGAGKSTLLHLLGALDSPDSGSITFDGEEIGALGDEQQSAFRHHRVGFVFQFFNLLPTLSAWENVAVPKLLDGVRLGKVKPQAVELLDRVGLGNRTEHRPSELSGGQMQRVAVARAMMMDPPLILADEPTGNLDSTTGAAILTLLAEVAHEEGLGRLVVMVTHNADAAAATDRVITLQDGRLGSDEMSVVPG
- a CDS encoding FtsX-like permease family protein; its protein translation is MAVSAMYLVTILGIFGSITGSVNRLADGVAGIAALEVSGVTDAGFPDAVLADVANVPGVATAAPMIRMTTPTATETVLLFGADDRSRALEGALKDAVGVEVQSPTAQEGVRVGPAVGHAKGETFQLGSGSVTVAEVLEGKQLADLNGGHYVLAPLPLAQSVTGRLGQLDSILITTTPDADLNTVREQVTAAVNGRAIVAAPSLRAARAGDGVKLMNYMALMGAAVALVVGAFLIYTTMTMAIAQRRPVISMLRAIGGRRATIVRDMLAEAAILGLIGGTIGSLLGIALGRMAIGRLPPTVTQGLEARIEYWLPSYAIPVAVAATALTSVAASAMAARQVYKVSPIEALAPVGVSAADNVPRWLRIATGIAAVAVLAASILVVFYLPGSMAFVAIAALFTAQIALGFALAGPIVKATAAVARLFGSAGALAAATVERAPRRVWATVMTVLIAVVTTVVITGTNNDMIRSARDVFAPVADVDVWVSANSPDQYPTDLLPQGLTDKVTEVPGVGHVTEGSLGFAVVGGTRVMLDGFAPGSHDALFRALDDRVRNDVLAGHGVVLSQNLGKTLDVQAGDQLELQTPHGPQRTTVLALVPYFSTVIGTVGMGLDQMRAWFDRPGATTLQVTAARGTDPNRLLANIRHVVPAPNHTYDGRTALAGLEAPLHQSMLIANAVWIIVVFVAAVALLNTLTLSVLERRREIGVLRAMGSSRRYTLAMVLAEAAAIGIVGGVLGLIVGLVDQWLFSLVSGDIMNFNVTFRPSAMALVFTLGALAISLLGSLPPARRAARLNIIEAVSVE
- a CDS encoding class I SAM-dependent methyltransferase; amino-acid sequence: MRHRNPLFPYVYRLGMPIFDRLFYRRYRRSAMSHATGRLLMIGVGPGTDLLFLPDAVTSVAAVEPDPAMRRMASALARRNGVDVDVVAGAGESIPFPDSSFDSVHVGLVLCSVDDVPATLAEIRRVLTPDGRLVVLEHVRGEGLMGRFQDLIARPWAWLSSGCEPNRRTVDAIAAAGFDTSGLRSTRRTLVPPPCTPHLQGVATIRR
- a CDS encoding DUF4389 domain-containing protein — protein: MRGAIDAPSNRLWLVKWCVLAVPHYPILIGLYLVYPLVVLAAGIAILFTGRYPRPLFDFNVGVLRWSWRVMNYRFPMNTTDQYPPFTLKPQADYPGDLQVDYPEQLSRWPVLVKSWLLALPQIIMCWAMEAPLQVLCVISAVRLLVRGTVSQSMFDFLMGMVRWRYRVAAYVSLMTDEYPPFRMDLGGSD
- a CDS encoding FAD-dependent oxidoreductase; the protein is MRPQSRHYVQPAPKRSLRILVVGAGVGGISIARGLLRDGHDVTVFEQRPDVRAGGGAVTIWSNGETVLRQLGVAMDGAGQELSTVRVVTSTGRPMTTLDVTAIVSRMGAPVRMVPRRILLERLLEGFPAERIRCNTQVVGVEDGGRGIRLDFADGRCAEGDLVIGADGLHSTVREIVGAQHAEPTGWCSWQGLARLPDGADRHVAFVIVGEHGNLGLWPAGGTEVQWWFDLPWSPDFVRPERPIDVIRANFTGWSELVDQVLATLTDADLARSPYPHFRHPIPGPGHGALTLLGDAAHTMPPTLAQGTNQALLDTMVLCKAISDFRHSPDGDLSGALRWYEKTRRRRVAAVSRVASLQVSHGEAVLRPAAMVPDRLMTWVLATFLRVVSHRRMAAGISRDLAGATTSGSDEHAR
- a CDS encoding LysA protein, with translation MTLTTGLWSTSTAMLPRSPEHEAMHRCATWCRSLDPVELALPARALRDNNVAKWARDHGLTVEVRSSGDLATAIGTGIHPMRLVVHADGFSADELVFCSANLGVGRVVANSVEQVHLLVSCAVRHRRQRVVLGASAVDAVAAVLNGPRLDLVGLYREIDSGKDCFTGFPEMVGDLIAEMADVRRRHAVVLTRVWIGGGGFDFSTGPEDLSELGQAIEMTLDDACATLSFPRPVVVVSA
- a CDS encoding LysA protein translates to MTLSDFLMHVLSAQTPRARAAAIATEAVRSPVGEPWGEDLMRYQDYRRTFRAAEVPLPAAVLGNRALAKWARDQQVSVDVRSGADIAGVVAASIPLSHVTVFADGLRESELRAAAELGFGHIVTGTVQQIEILRSVVVQQQDVAIRMSDASVTMRALTGSAPRGFRFDSTEADVAMAAVIGHDRLNLVGLHCDIGTGDDDFISYPAAIGQMIAEMTQVRHDHGVLLTRLGLGCGRIVPPATWTAEWRRIAAEIDESLDDACGTLRFPRPLVVLSAPVAVGGRNAA
- the kdpA gene encoding potassium-transporting ATPase subunit KdpA; translated protein: MDNPSLWGTAALGQLVAIAVLVLFLHVPLGNYLAAVYTARTDWRVERVIYRLVGVQSDSQQRWTGYLSAILAFSAVSVLALYGLLLLQVYLPEPWGHKGMTPALAFNTAISFTTNTSWQNYPGEATLGHVGLVAGLGVQAFASLAVGMCVAVVLIRGLARYQNQEIGNFWVDLVRTVVRILLPLSVIVTLILLALGVVNNIHGAQGVSTIAGGSQTLLGGPVATWESIKLMSGDGGGAFNVNSAHPFENPTPLTNVVEIVAMLLIPVVFLRTFGVMVGDRRQGWALVAVVASLYILATVALVAATSVPHGTVVHAVGAPVEGTEMRFGVPGSAVFGQAATASGDGAANSSYDSFASLGGAVLMLNMMFGEVAPGGAGSGLYGLVMMVLLAVFLGGLMVGTTPEYLKQRLQARHMKLVSLYLLALPIAVLVGTAIAMALPGQRAAMLNSGPHGLSEALYAFTSSAANNGSGFAGFSGNTTWFNVALAIAMVIGRFLPIIAVLALAGTFAAQRPGVVTAGTLKTHTPTFVVLTLASTLLLIGLEYLPVLVVGPIADALQ